A DNA window from Pogona vitticeps strain Pit_001003342236 chromosome 2, PviZW2.1, whole genome shotgun sequence contains the following coding sequences:
- the SPMIP11 gene encoding sperm microtubule inner protein 11 yields the protein MAFFGLTFLGYQEPFQDKKLTLPKYEAPVGTPSPKLDLFYPKLPPIGPAGYDGTVHQGSYERYQEAVKRKKLKKYPNQEYRVPLTCGQDIGWWLPKDQSAKLEDALPWIRVQRHPLLRSPMTKFADSMAVSNPLFSLF from the exons ATGGCTTTTTTTGGATTAACATTTCTTGGCTATCAGGAGCCCTTTCAGGACAAAAAGCTAACATTACCTAAATATGAAGCACCAG TGGGAACACCATCTCCCAAACTGGATCTTTTCTATCCAAAGCTGCCACCCATAGGACCAGCTGGATATGACGGCACTGTACACCAAGGCAGCTATGAGAGGTATCAAGAGGCTGTCAAACGGAAGAAGCTCAAGAAAT ATCCCAATCAGGAGTACAGAGTACCATTGACCTGTGGCCAAGATATTGGCTGGTGGCTGCCAAAGGATCAGTCAGCCAAGCTGGAAGATGCTTTACCTTGGATAAGGGTGCAAAGGCATCCCCTGTTGCGGAGCCCAATGACCAA ATTTGCAGACAGCATGGCTGTTAGCAACCCTCTCTTCAGCCTGTTCTGA